The proteins below come from a single Eucalyptus grandis isolate ANBG69807.140 chromosome 3, ASM1654582v1, whole genome shotgun sequence genomic window:
- the LOC120291639 gene encoding serine/threonine-protein kinase EDR1-like, translated as MVAGRSLQRTDRSWVAWQGQQQAADVGTCADGGTATSAWAVRLWCGGDGGSLFCLLQRNTAKLDWRRRVHMALDVVSDFGLSRLKSKAYLTVKTGKGTPQWMAPEVLRNEASDEKSDVYSYGVVLWEIATQKIPWDNLNAVQVIGAVGFINQRLDIPHDVDPQWASIIESCWHSDPKCRSTF; from the exons ATGGTGGCTGGTCGGTCTCTCCAACGGACGGATAGAAGCTGGGTCGCATGGCAGGGACAACAGCAAGCAGCGGACGTGGGGACGTGCGCGGATGGTGGGACAGCGACGAGCGCGTGGGCGGTCCGGCTCTGGTGCGGCGGCGACGG TGGAAGTTTGTTTTGCTTACTGCAGAGGAACACAGCCAAGTTGGATTGGAGACGCCGTGTTCATATGGCTTTGGATGTG GTGAGTGATTTTGGTCTGTCACGTCTGAAATCTAAAGCATATCTCACAGTAAAAACTGGGAAGGGAACG cCTCAATGGATGGCACCGGAAGTTCTCCGTAATGAAGCCTCAGACGAGAA ATCTGATGTGTACAGTTATGGAGTGGTCTTATGGGAAATTGCCACCCAGAAGATCCCGTGGGATAATCTCAATGCAGTgcag GTAATTGGTGCTGTGGGCTTTATAAATCAGCGGCTAGATATCCCTCATGATGTTGATCCACAGTGGGCATCTATAATTGAGAGCTGTTGGCACAG TGATCCAAAGTGCCGATCGACGTTTTAG